One Pseudomonadota bacterium DNA segment encodes these proteins:
- a CDS encoding DUF4255 domain-containing protein: MAGFAGIAAAGKSIERLLNAAFVEEEPIPGQRTRAVLVRTTDFEPTVVGANIGSPALSIFLYRVDFNKTMRAAWSAVASQDGRGHLAVDLHLLLSAWADNAEFELRILGRAMQTIETTPMLNGPLLDPMTDWASNESVQLVLEDISTEAVMRTFDSLPTDYRLSVPYIARIVRIDSRVATPDGNVTTLIVGAVPEPRP; the protein is encoded by the coding sequence GTGGCTGGGTTCGCTGGCATAGCCGCGGCAGGCAAGAGCATAGAGCGGCTGTTGAATGCGGCTTTCGTCGAGGAAGAGCCTATCCCTGGACAGCGGACCCGGGCCGTGCTAGTGCGCACGACCGATTTCGAGCCGACGGTTGTCGGCGCGAATATCGGTTCGCCTGCACTTTCGATTTTTCTGTATCGGGTTGATTTCAACAAGACGATGCGCGCCGCATGGTCCGCGGTCGCGAGCCAGGACGGGCGCGGGCATCTCGCCGTGGACCTCCATCTGCTCCTGAGCGCGTGGGCGGACAATGCCGAATTCGAGCTCCGCATTTTAGGGCGGGCCATGCAGACTATAGAAACTACACCGATGTTGAACGGTCCACTCCTCGATCCAATGACCGATTGGGCGTCTAACGAGTCCGTGCAATTGGTGCTTGAGGATATCTCGACCGAGGCCGTGATGCGAACCTTCGATTCGCTCCCGACCGATTACCGCCTGAGCGTGCCGTATATCGCGCGCATCGTGCGCATCGACAGCCGGGTGGCCACACCTGACGGAAACGTCACGACCCTGATCGTCGGGGCCGTACCGGAGCCGCGCCCGTGA